A window of Proteus columbae contains these coding sequences:
- a CDS encoding protein-methionine-sulfoxide reductase heme-binding subunit MsrQ translates to MQPIYGIKVKLLKTIFHLIGLLAFTWLIYTIYTQNFSADPSKDIQHFTGITTLRLLIILALIPMVAFYLKLNTLFQVRKLLGLWCFFWANLHLASYLLLEIGWENITFFFSEVFSRIYLIIGALCWIILLLMAISSFDWLKNKFNQEWKRIHNLFYPLLLLVCIHYFLSLKSPTPEPIIYLIIIGLTYLFRFWQQKKNKSTNI, encoded by the coding sequence ATATGGAATAAAAGTTAAGTTATTAAAAACCATATTCCATCTTATTGGTTTATTGGCTTTCACTTGGCTTATTTATACAATTTATACGCAAAATTTCAGCGCAGATCCTTCAAAAGATATTCAGCATTTTACTGGAATTACAACGTTACGTTTATTAATTATATTAGCTCTGATCCCTATGGTTGCCTTTTACTTAAAATTAAACACATTATTTCAAGTAAGAAAACTATTAGGATTATGGTGTTTTTTTTGGGCTAATTTACATTTAGCAAGTTATCTGCTACTTGAAATAGGTTGGGAAAATATTACTTTCTTTTTTAGCGAAGTTTTTTCCCGTATTTATCTTATTATAGGCGCTTTATGTTGGATAATTTTATTATTGATGGCTATAAGTTCATTTGATTGGTTAAAAAATAAATTTAATCAAGAATGGAAAAGAATACATAATCTTTTTTATCCACTCTTATTATTAGTCTGTATTCATTATTTTTTATCATTAAAATCGCCAACACCAGAGCCTATTATTTATCTAATTATTATTGGATTAACTTACCTTTTTCGCTTTTGGCAACAGAAAAAAAACAAATCAACTAATATATAA